GGAAGATAAACACAAACAGTATTATAAAAACTTTTCGGGCTGCGGAAACACGGTCAACTGCAATCATCCGGTCGTGCGCAGCTTTATCATCGACTGTCTGCGGTATTGGGTGATCGAAATGCACGTAGACGGGTTCAGATTCGACTTGGCGTCCATCCTCGGCCGCGACCGGAACGGCAATCTGATAAAAGAACCGCCGGTTCTGGAACGTATTGCCGAAGACCCGATTTTAGGCCGAACCAAAATTATCGCCGAAGCCTGGGACGCCGGCGGTGCGTATCAGGTGGGTACGTTTCCCGGCGGCAGATGGGCGGAATGGAACGACCGGTTCCGCGACGAAATCCGCCGGTTCTGGCGGGGAGACGATTTTCTGTGTACGGCCGCCGCCACGCGCATGACCGGCAGCGCCGACTTGTATCAGGACGACGGCCGTAAACCGTATCATTCGGTCAATTTTATCACCAGCCACGACGGGTTCACACTGAACGACCTCGTCTCCTACAACGGAAAGCACAACGAAGAAAACGGCGAACACAACCGCGACGGTTCGGACAACAATTCCAGCTACAATTACGGGTACGAAGGCCCCACCGCCAATAAAGCGATAGAAGGAATTCGGACGCGGCAGGTAAAAAACATGCTGCTCACGCTGCTGCTGTCGCAGGGAACGCCGATGCTCCTGTCCGGCGATGAATTCCGGCGAACGCAAGGCGGCAACAACAACGCGTACTGTCAGGACAACGAACTGTCCTGGCTCAACTGGACGAACCAGGAAACGTACGCGGAAATCGTAACGTTTCTCCGCAAAGCAATCCACACCCGGCTGACGCATCCGGTATTCCGCCGTCCGGATTTTTTCGAGGGACAGGATCACTCGGCGAATTTACTGCCCGACATCAACTGGTTCGCCTCCGACGGAAAAACACCCGACTGGTCCCAACTGAATCATTTTCTGGCGTTCCGATTGGACGGCAGCAAAGCCGAAATTTTTGCCGACCGGGACGACAACGATTTTTTCATCATGTGCAACACCGGTGCAACGGATATGACGGTCAAAACGCCGTCTTTGAATAAAGGCAAAAAATGGTATCGCTTTATCGACACGTCGGTTCCCGCTCCCAACGATTTTACGGATCACGGCAGCGAAGAATTGCTGGAAGAACAGAAAACTTATATCCTTCCGGCACGAACGATGGCGGTGCTTTTAGGGAAATAATTACTAAATCGGTTTACATTCACCTTGACAGATATTCTGTTTTGCGTTTATCATAATTTCAATGATTCTGCAATTCGTGTGTTTTGTTTATAAAACGGATAACGCATAAAGTAAAGGGAGCCCAAATGAAGTTTGACGCACAGCAATTTAAAGAAGCCCTGACGGAACGCCTGAAACGTCAGTACGGAAAAGACATAACGCAGGCAAACCGGCACGATCTTTTCGACGCAGTTTCCGCATCCGCGCTTGAACTGATAATGAACAACTGGATGGAAACCCGCCGCCAGTACGACAAAAAGCCGACCCGTCAAGTCTATTATTTGTCCGCGGAATTCCTTATGGGACGCGCTTTGGGAAACAACCTGATCAACGCACTCATCCGCGACAGCGTTGCCGAAGTTCTCAAGGAAATGAACATCGATTACAATCTGCTTGAAGACGAAGAACCGGACGCCGGTCTCGGCAACGGCGGACTCGGCCGGCTCGCCGCCTGTTTCCTCGACTCGCTCGCAACGCTCGACTACCCGGGACACGGATACGGAATCCGCTATGAATACGGCATGTTCGAGCAGCACATTGAAAACGGCTACCAAGTCGAATATCCCGACAACTGGCTGAAACACCGCGATCCGTGGGAAATCAAACGCAGCGACTTGGCAGTCACCGTTAAATTCGGCGGCCGCGTCGCCGTCCGCAAAGGTGAAAACGGACGCGATTGCTTTTACGTTGAAAACGCGGAAAACGTAACGGCGATTCCCTTCGACATGCCGATCGTCGGCTACGACACGAATACGGTAAACACGCTGCGCCTGTGGCAGGCGTCTTCCCCGAACGGATTCGACCTGCAACTGTTCAATAATATGGAATACAACCGCGCCGTCGAACGGCAGAACAGCGCCGAAAACATTTCCCGCGTTCTGTACCCGAACGATTCCGGTCCCAGCGGCAAAGCGCTGCGGCTCAAGCAGCAATATTTTTTCACGTCCGCAAGTTTGCAGGATCTGATCCGGCATTTCGTACATAATCACGGAACCGATTTCTCCAAATTTCCGGAACTGCACGTTATCCAGCTGAACGACACGCATCCGGTCGTCGCCATTCCCGAACTGATGCGCATCCTGATGGACGAATACGGCATGGGTTGGGAAGATTCCTGGGGCATCGTGGCCAAAACGTTCGCATATACAAATCACACGATTCTTGCCGAAGCGCTCGAAAAGTGGCCGATCGACATTTTTCAGGGACTGCTGCCCCGTATTTATCAGATCGTCGAAGAAATCAACCGCCGCTTCCTGATCGAATTGCGCGGCAAATATCCGGCCGACTACGCAAAGCAGAACCGTATGTCCATCATCGCCAACGGGATGATTCACATGGCATGGCTCGCCATCCACGGCTCGTTCAGCGTGAACGGCGTCGCGGCGCTCCACACCGAGCTGCTCAAAACGCAGGAACTCAAAGATTGGGCGGAATTATATCCGAAGAAATTCAACAACAAAACGAACGGCGTTACGCAGCGCCGCTGGCTGCTCAGCGCGAATCCCGAACTGGCGAACTTTATCACGCAGAAAATCGGACACGGCTGGGAAAAAGACCTGTCGAAACTCAAACAGCTCGAAAAATTTGCCGACGATTCCGCCGTTCAGAAAGACTTTTTGGCTATCAAACGCCGCAACAAGGAACGCCTTGCCGACTATTTAAAAGTAACCCAAAACGAATTCCTTGATCCGGACTCGATCTTCGACGTTCAGATCAAGCGTCTGCACGAATACAAACGGCAGCTGCTGAACGTACTGCACATCATGTACTTGTACAACCGCATTTTGGAAGATCCGTCTTTCAATCCGCCGGCGCGTACGTACATTTTCGGCGCGAAGGCTGCGTCCGGTTACCGCCGCGCGAAATCGATCATAAAACTGATCAACACGGTCGCCGAGCGCATCAACAACGACCGCCGCGTCCGCGGAAAACTGCGCGTCGTATTCGTTGAAAATTACCGCGTCAGCGTGGCTGAAAAACTGTTTCCCGCGTCCGACGTATCCGAACAGATTTCAACCGCCGGAAAAGAAGCGTCCGGTACCGGAAACATGAAGTTCATGATAAACGGCGCGCTCACGCTGGGAACGCTCGACGGTGCGAATATTGAAATCGTAGAAGAAGCCGGCAATGAAAACGCGTTCATCTTCGGTCTGACGGCCGACGAGATACTCAAGATAGAAAAAGAACACAGTTATAATCCGCAGAAATATCTTGAACGCAATCCGCACTTGGCAAAAGTCATGAACCAGCTCATAGACGGAACTTACGATCCGACCCATCAGCTGTTCAAAGAGCTGTACGACTCGCTGGTATACGGAATAGAAGGGCAGCGCCCGGACGTGTATTACGTACTGGCGGATTTCGACGCGTATGCGGCGGCGCAGGAACAGGTGGCGGAAGCGTATACCGATTCCGCCGCTTGGGCAAAGAAAGCGATCCTGAACATTGCCCGTTCAGGCAAATTCAGTTCCGACCGCACGATTGAAGATTACGTGCGCGATATCTGGAAACTGAAAAAAGTAACGGTAAACTGACGGGCAGCTGCGGGAAACGTTCAACAGTTTCCGCAGCTTCTCCGCGTTCGGAATCAAGCCGTTGCTGCGTCTGGAACTAAACATTTGCACGGCGGCGGTTCGGTTTCAGGCAGCTGCTTGCACAAAAAAACCGGCGGTTCGGTTCCGGGCAGCGGTTTGCACAAAAAAACCGGCGGTTCGGTTCCGGGCAGCGGCTTGCACAAAAAAACCGGCGATTCGGTTCCAGGCAGCGGCTTGCACAAAAAAACCGGCAATGAGAACTTTTTTGAAAAGTTCCGCTGCCGGTTTTCATTTTAAACGATGCCGGCGTTTTCGCCGGCACACGGAATTTAATCTTCCAATTTCTTATACGCGTCGAATTCGGCGAGTATTTCGGAATTTTTGTTTTTATCCAAAAGACTGACGACGACCGCAACTGTCAGACACACCAAAAATCCGGGAACGATTTCATACAAATCGAAAATTCCGCCGGAAAGCGGCTTCCACAACAGCACCGTAATACCGCCGGAAATCAGTCCCGCAAGCGCACCGTTCCGCGTTGTGCCCCGCCAAAACAGCGACAGCAGCACCAACGGACCGAACGTCGCACCGAACCCGGCCCAGGCGTAGCTTACCAAACCGAAAATCGAACTGTTCGGATTCAGCGAAATACAGAACGCAACGGCGGCCACGGCCACGACGGTTATCCGGCTGACAAGCAGCGTCGTTTTTTCTCCGGCATCCTTTTTGATGAACCCCTTGAAAATATCGCGCGAAAACGCCGAAGACGCGACCAAAAGTTGGGAATCGGCCGTACTCATCGCCGCCGCCAGAATACCGCACAAAAACAGTCCGCCGATAAACGCCGGATACGTTTTTTTAATCGCCTCGATAAACACCGTGTCCGCAGCCCCGGCGGAAAGTTCCGCCGGAAGCAGATACGCGCGGCCGAACGCACCCACGAGCAGCGCGGCGGCGAACGCGATAACGACCCATATCATGGCGATCCGGCGCGACACTTTTACGTCCGCGTTTGAACGCAGCCCCATGAATCGAACCAAAATGTGCGGCATCCCGAAATAGCCGAGCCCCCACGCCAACGCCGAAACGATACTCATCGTACCGAACGAACCGCCGGCAACGAACGGATTTAAAAAGTTCGTACCGAATTCACTCAGCTTTACGGCGGCTTCTGCCGGCCCGCCCAACGACACGACCATGATAATCGCGGTAACCACCAGCGAAACGAACATCAGCGTTCCCTGGACGAAGTCGGTCGCGCAGACGGCAAGATATCCGCCGAGCAGCGTATACGCCAAAATGACCGCGATCCCCAGCAGCAGCGCCGGCAGATACGGAATATTGAAAACGGAATTGAACAGTTTCGCGCACGCGACAAAACCGGACGCGGTATAAATGGTAAAGAAAATCAAAATGAAAACGACCGACACCGCGGAAATCAGCCGCTTTGAATCTTTAAAACGGTTGGTGAAGAATTCGGGAATCGTGATCGCGTCGTTCGTATGAATCGTATATTTGCGCAGCCGTTTCGCAACGAGCAGCCAATTCAAGTACGTTCCGATAATCAAACCGACGGCAGTCCAAAACGCTTCTTTCATACCGCCCAGATACGCAACGCCGGGCAGCCCCATCAAAAGCCAGCCGGACATGTCCGAAGCTTCGGCACTTAAAGCCGTCATCCACGGCCCCACCTTGCGGCCGCCCAAAAAGAAATCGCCGGAACTGGAATTTTTCTTCATATAACGCCAGCCGATCATGACCATTACGGAAAGATAGCAGACGAAAGCTGCCAGAACGCTTACCATTCTCGAGTTCACAATATTACCCCTGTTAAAATTATTTAAATATACGTTCAGTATACCAGCGAACGCGTAATCCCGCAACCCGTAAAAACTTAAAAAAATTTGCGTATTCGACCTTTATGCGGTATACTGAATAAATGAACCGTTCGAATACGAATAGCACAAAGCCGTACCTGTTTGCAATCATCATCTTCCTATTCGTTCTCCTGCTGGCGGGATTACTGACACTTTATTTCATTTCCAACAGAACCATTCTGAAGTCCGAAACGGAAAGTTCCGTCGCGTCCGTCGCTCAGGTAACCGTAACGGCAATACAAACCCGACTGCACAGCGTCCTGCACAACATGGAAGTGTCGGCGCTGGCCGCACTGCAAATGAATTCGCCGCAGGAACTGCTGGAGTTCGTCCGGCAGGCCGACACCGACAACACCTTCAAAGATATCACCTGGATGCAGCGCGACGGCAGCGCGCAGTCGGTATCGGGAAAACGGCTGAACATTCCGATAACGCCGGAACATGAAAACGTATTTTCCGGCCGGTCGGCCGTATTTTACGTTGAGGACTCCCCCGTTACGCATATGCCGTCGATCGTTGCGGCGGTGCCCGCGTCTATCGGCGGAAACCGGAGCGGTATTCTCATGGGAAGCAGCCCGGTAACCTTTTTAAGCAGCTTTCTGCTGATAGACACGTTCAACGGGCAGGGCTTTTCGCATATCGTCGACTCGCACGGTAATCTGATTCTGACCTCCGAAAACAGCAATTCCGAGCAGACGCAATCGAATTTCTTCGATCATATGAAAAAAGAGGGAACCGTTACCAGAGATTACTCTCTGGAAAAAATGCAGCGAAATATGGAAAACATGCTGCCGGGATTTCTGTACTACCGCTTTCCGGGCGGAAAAGAAAAGGTGCTCTATTACATTCCCGTGGAAGCAGACGACTGGTATCTTTTTTCCATACTGCCGGTTGAAGCCACGCAGGAACGCATTTTTCAGCAAATAACCAATTCCGCCGCCTTCAGCTTTATCATTATCGTGCTGTTCACGACGACCGCGGCCCTCTTTATGAAGCACAACCGGAAATACCGCAAAGAGCTCGAAACCGCACTGTTCGTCGATCCGATTACCGGCGGTATAAGCTGCATGAAATTCGAACAGCTCGCCCGCAAACGGATTACCGAAGCGCTTCCGGGAACGTATACGTTTTTATCGCTGGATATCTGCGGATTCAAGCTGATAAACGACATCAACGGCGGAGGCGGCGGCAACGCAACGCTCATGTACACCCATTCGGTTCTGTCAACATTTCTGAACGATGAAACGATCATGTGCCGCGTAAACGCGGATGTTTTCAACGTACTGATGCCCACCGTAAGCGAAGCGCAAATCAAAAAAATGCTGACGGAATTTTCCGCCGCACTGAATAAATTCAACGAAACGCGCAAAAACAAATATTTTCTGCGCATAAAAGCCGGCCTTTACATGATAAGCGATTCCGGCCTGAGTTTTATGGCGATCAGAGACCGCAGCAACATCGCCCGCAAATTGGCAAAAGAAAAACAGCGGGCAACGCTCTTTGCTTACGAGTTTTATAACGATGCGGAATTGCTGCGCCAAAACACCGAACGTGAATTTGAAAATTCAATGGAACAGGCGCTCAGAAATCGGGAATTTAAAATGTATTTACAGCCCAAAATCAATATCCAAACCGGTAAGATTGCGGGAGCCGAGGCGCTCGTCCGTTGGGAAAATCCTTCGTACGGGCTTCTTCCGCCGGATAAATTCATTCCGGTATTCGAGCGCAACGGATTCATAACGATGATCGACCTGTACATTTTCGAGCAGGCGTGTTCGTTTCTGCGCCGGCAAATTGACGAAAACGCAGCGGTGCTGCATATTTCGGTTAATTTGTCGCGCGCACATCTGTTCGATCCCGATTTTTTGCAGAAATTCATCGTTATTAGGAACAAATACGATATTCCGTCCCAGCTGCTTGAATTTGAAATAACCGAATCGATGGCGTTCCAGCAGTCCGCTATTATTGCCGACGTTATCAATAAAATCCACGCGGCAGGTTTCAGCTGCTCAATAGACGACTTCGGCAGCGGGTATTCGTCGCTGAACGCACTGGCGGACATTCCGGCAGACGTGCTGAAATTGGATAAAGCTTTTTTCAGAAACGATTCCCAAAAGGAAAACCGCAACCACCGGATCATTGCGTCCGTCATCGCGCTGGCAAAACAGCTGGGCATGAAAGTCGTTGCCGAAGGCATTGAAACGACCTCCCAAGCGCATTTTCTGCAGAACGTCCGCTGCGATATCATTCAAGGCTATATTTATTCCCGCCCGCTGACCGTCGCGGATTTTACCCTGTTCAGTGAAAACTGGAAACAAAGCCCGTCCATACCGGCCGCATACGAAATACAGGAATCGTAACAGCCGCTCGCCGGGGCCGAACCGGGATCCGAACGGCAAAGCGTATCGCGCTGATACGCACTACACCGCGTAATATGCAATCGTATACGAACCGCATTCGGTAAATCCGGCTTTTGCGTAAGCGGCGCGAGCGGCGCCGTTCCCGATTTTAACGAACAGAACCGCCTGCTGCCCGCCACGCGCCGCGTTTTCCGCTATATACCGGACCAGTCGCGCCGCCAACCCTTTGTTGCGGTGTTCGGGGACCGTAAACACACCGCCGATCTGCACACACTTTGCCGACACCGCACTCACGGAAGCTTTCGCCGCAAAACCCGCACCGCCCGGCAAACCGACGCCGAACACACGGCGGCGGGCGAGCGCTTTCCGCAGCGCGCCTCGGCACGGCAATTCGCTGAACGGCCTGCCTTCCGGCAGCACTTCGACGATATCGTAGGCGCGCTGCAGCGGATACAGCAGGTCTTCGTCGGCGGCGGAACACTGAATCACCGGCAGTTCGGCGATAGACGATTCGGTAATCGGCAGTATTTTCGGCAGCCGCGGCGCCGATTGTCCGGCAGCAGACAAGGCTTCCGGCAGCCGCGGCGCCGATTGTCCGGCAGCAGGCAAGGCTTCCGGCGGACGCGGCGCCTCGATTCGTTCAGAAGCCGGCAGCGTTTCCGAAAATCGCACCGTCGTCGGCATTTCCGTCGTCGGCGTTTCCGCCGCCGGGCATACCGGCGACGCCCCGTACGACATCAGCACGTACGACCTGACTTCGGCGGGAACGGGCTGCGCGCCCGACTCCGCGGCCGCACGCATAAGGATTCCGGTACCGGCGGCGGCGCCGCTGATACAGTACACGCTCCGATCGGTAAACAGACAGCGCAAGACGTGCGCCGCGTTCCGGCAAAAATCAGCCGAAAGTTCCGGCGGAAAACAATGCAGCATGAGCCCCGCTTTTGAAACGAATACGACGCCGCACACTCGCCGGTCTGCTATCAAACAATACGACCGCGCGTCGCTTTCGGAAAAACGTTCCGTTAATTGCACGCAAAAAGGTTCGTGCAGGGAAAGAAACGCCCGCACCTGCTCCGGAGGCACTGCTGAAGCGGCAACAACATACATATCGCGCCGCCGTTACGGAGAAAGCGGCAGCGTTCCGCGCGCGCTGAATTCACCGGCAAGCAGGCCGAACACTGCGGCGAACGAATACGGCGAATAACTGTACGCCAGCAGAACGGTATCGGCCCAATCGCATTTCATCGCGGGAAACGGCGCCAAGACCGATATAACGATCGTCTTGACGTCAAGCTGCCGCAGCCGCTCGGCAACCGCCGCGCTCGCCGCGTCTGCAACGCAGATAATCACGGTGTCGAAATCCTTCGCAAAACCGGCAAGGTAATCGGACATCCATTCCGTCTCGTTCGGCCCCATCGCGTAATTGAACTGCACGAATTTTGCGTCGGGATAACGCAGTTTTGCTTCCGAAAAAAACGAAGGGAACTGCTTCTGCCCGGCCAGCAGGATACGCTCGCCCGCAGCAGGCGCATACGGAACGCTGCCGCCCTTGAATACGGAGATCGACCGGCACGCCTGAGACAGAAAAAAATCCGCCCCGTCGGGATCGGGAATCGATTCCGCTATTTTCGACACGTCGGGATACAGCGGAACGGCCGTACCGCTTTTGAAATAAACCAATTTGGCATGAATGACCCGCCGGGCAGCGTCGGCAACGCGCGCTTTAAACGCCGCGGACGTCTTCATCAGTTCCAGATTGGAGCGCCACAGCGCTTCGTTCAACTGAGCCGTCGTAGACGAAATAATGATATCGTTTCCGGCTTCAATCGCCATTCTGAACGCGGACGAAAGATTCCCCGCGTACATCGTAGCGCCGTTCATCATCATGTCGTCGGTAATGATCAGCCCCTCGTAGCCGAGCTTGGTTCGCAGAATATCCGTCAGGAATACCTTTGAAAGCGACGCCGGCTCGCCGTTCGGAACGATCTGCGGAAAACTCAAATGACCGGACATAATCGCGGGAATTTTTTCCGCGATCAGATATTTGAACGGCACCAATTCCCGATTCAGCAGCGTGTCGAGATCGATAGAAATAACCGGCAGATTTCCATGGGAATCGACGCCGGTGTCGCCGTGACCGGGAAAATGCTTCGCCGTCGGAATGACTCCGGCCGCCAAAGATCCCGCGGTAAAAGCCGCGCCCAGCACGCCCACCGAATCACCGTCTTCGCCGAACGAACGCGGACCGATGACGCTGGAATCGTGATTCGTATACAAATCGACCGTCGGCGCAAAATTCATATTGATTCCGAGCGCACGCAATTCCCGGCTGATGTAATAGCCGCTGAACCAAGCGTCCGCCGCATATCCTGAAGCACCGATTGCAAGGTTTCCCGGCGTGTCGCTCGTTTCGCCTTTCACGTGCCGAATCCAGCCGCCTTCCTGATCGGTCGCGACGAACAGCGGGATTTGGAATCTGCGCTGTTGGGATTTCTGTTGTAAACTGACAACGGATTCCGCAACGAGCGTCGTGTTGTCCGTGTTCCAGCCGAATACTTTCACACTGCCCAGTCCGCGCTCCACCACCCAGCGGTTCAAAAGCTCGGACGGTTCCTGTCCCGCCCAGCCGAACATGAAAATCTGCGCAAGCAGTTCTTCGTCGCTCATGCGCGAAACGAGCGTATCCGCAAGCACGTCCGCCGGATAATCGCTCCAGAACGTAATCCGTTCGGGCAGAGCCGCTTCAATCGGCGCAGCGGCAGATTGCGCGGAAGGGGCCTGCGCACCGGCAAAAAACGAGAAGCATACGGATAGAAAAACGGCCGCTGCCGTCCGCGCGGCGCTCCCCAAAAAACGGCCGCGCCCGGCACGCCCGCGCACAATCTGCAATTTTGCCATTTACCGATACGCCTCGCTCCGCGCGTCCCTGACATACTTTTCGGCCGAATGGGCGGCGAGCGCGCCTTCCGCAGCGGCGGTTACCACTTGCCGGAACTGTTTGGAGCGGACGTCGCCGGCGCAGAACAGTCCCGGAATCGGCGTCGCCATGCGGTCGTCCGTCAGGATAAATCCGCCGTCGTCGTGCGGCAACACCGGCACCAACTCCGTACGGGGAACGGAACCTGCAAAGATGAAAACGCCGTCCGCGGCGGCTTCGCTTGTCAGACCGGTTCCGGTGTCCTCTAGCAGCAGCGATTCGACGGCCTGCGTACCGCGGATCTCTTTTACGACGGTGTTGAAGCGGACGGTGATTTTCGGATTACGGAGTACGCGCTCGGCTACGGCTTTCTGCGCGCGCAGCTGAGCGCGGCGGTGTACGAGCGTTACTTCGGCGGCAAGCGTAGACAAATACGTCGCCTCGTCGCACGCCGAATCTCCGCCGCCGACTACGACGACGCGTTTATTGCGAAAAAACGGACCGTCGCACGTCGCACAGTACGACACGCCGCGGCCGGCGAACGTATCTTCACCGGGAATCCCCAATTTCCGCGGATATGCTCCGGTCGCCAACAGCAGCGCCTCGGACGAAAACGTCTGATCTGCGGTTTTCACGGTAAAAAGCGGGCCTACTTTATCGACGGAGAGCACTTGCGTTTTTTGCATGACCGCGCCGAAATCCTTCGCCTGAGCTTCCATTTTTCCGATAAATTCGCTGCCCGGTATTCCCGGATACAGGCCCGGATAATTTTCCAAATGCATGATATTCAAAGCTTGCCCGCCGGAACTTACGTTTTCAAGGACAAGCGTTTTCAAATTGGAACGGGCGCCGTACTGCGCGGCGGTAAGCCCCGCGACACCCGCTCCGATAATGATAAAATCGTACCGAGTACTTTCCATGCCGTACAGTATACCGATTTTCCCCATAAGATACCAGTGGAAAACCGGCGCGAGGTCTCCGCACAAACCGAGTTCCGCATACCCTGCGCGTGCGACTGTATTAAACTGCCGGCCTCTAGACACAAGTTCCGTTTTCTGATAAGATATACCCGTTACGGCGCCATGCCCAAGTGGTAAGGGAGCGGTCTGCAAAACCGTTATGCATCAGTTCGATTCTGATTGGCGCCTTTGGAAAGGACTGGAAAGGAGTTCCACTTCTTGTCAGTCCTTTTCTTATTCAGGGGAAAGCCGCGGATGCGGGCCGGCAGATTTGCAGCATGAATACAGCAGCACGGTATTGAAACTCTTTCCCTTCCATATATATTAAGCCCGGCGTTACGTTCATTCGGTATTCCGAACGGACGGCGCCGGGCTTTTTTTTCAAACGGAGCCGATACGCGCCCGGGAACCCCGGAAACGCGTATCCCTTTCATGCGGAGAAACCGCTAGAATTCTTCAAAATCGGAATCGGACAAGGCCGATGCGACCGTTCCCGACGCGGACTTTACCGCAGGCTTCAGCAGCGGTTTCGGAGCGGTTTTACCGACCGGTTCCGCGGAAGTTTTCACAGCCGCAGTCGTAATCGCAGAAGCCGGCACGGCCGCCGCCCGTTTTTGCACCGCAGCCGGCGGCCGTTTTTGTGCCCCGGCCGCCGATTCCTTAATCTTGAAAAACCTGATCGTTTCCATCAGATTTTCCGCAAAACCCGACAGTTCCTCCGCCATAGCGGCCAGTTCTTCGGAAGCGGAGGCGTTCTGTTGAACGACCGTATTCAACTGCATAATGGCCTTATTTACCTGCTGGGCACCGGAATCCTGCTCTTTGCTCGCCGCAACGATTTCATCAAC
This sequence is a window from Treponema brennaborense DSM 12168. Protein-coding genes within it:
- the trxB gene encoding thioredoxin-disulfide reductase; its protein translation is MESTRYDFIIIGAGVAGLTAAQYGARSNLKTLVLENVSSGGQALNIMHLENYPGLYPGIPGSEFIGKMEAQAKDFGAVMQKTQVLSVDKVGPLFTVKTADQTFSSEALLLATGAYPRKLGIPGEDTFAGRGVSYCATCDGPFFRNKRVVVVGGGDSACDEATYLSTLAAEVTLVHRRAQLRAQKAVAERVLRNPKITVRFNTVVKEIRGTQAVESLLLEDTGTGLTSEAAADGVFIFAGSVPRTELVPVLPHDDGGFILTDDRMATPIPGLFCAGDVRSKQFRQVVTAAAEGALAAHSAEKYVRDARSEAYR
- a CDS encoding GNAT family N-acetyltransferase — translated: MYVVAASAVPPEQVRAFLSLHEPFCVQLTERFSESDARSYCLIADRRVCGVVFVSKAGLMLHCFPPELSADFCRNAAHVLRCLFTDRSVYCISGAAAGTGILMRAAAESGAQPVPAEVRSYVLMSYGASPVCPAAETPTTEMPTTVRFSETLPASERIEAPRPPEALPAAGQSAPRLPEALSAAGQSAPRLPKILPITESSIAELPVIQCSAADEDLLYPLQRAYDIVEVLPEGRPFSELPCRGALRKALARRRVFGVGLPGGAGFAAKASVSAVSAKCVQIGGVFTVPEHRNKGLAARLVRYIAENAARGGQQAVLFVKIGNGAARAAYAKAGFTECGSYTIAYYAV
- a CDS encoding methyl-accepting chemotaxis protein: MEEMAANIRQSTDNAVKTGSIAKKSVEDSKAGGQSVQESVTDITDISAKIGIINDIASQTNLLALNAAIEAARAGEAGKGFAVVASEVRKLAERSQHAAAEISELSVKTVGSAQTAGTIINQVVPGIEETASLVDEIVAASKEQDSGAQQVNKAIMQLNTVVQQNASASEELAAMAEELSGFAENLMETIRFFKIKESAAGAQKRPPAAVQKRAAAVPASAITTAAVKTSAEPVGKTAPKPLLKPAVKSASGTVASALSDSDFEEF
- a CDS encoding glycoside hydrolase family 3 protein, whose protein sequence is MAKLQIVRGRAGRGRFLGSAARTAAAVFLSVCFSFFAGAQAPSAQSAAAPIEAALPERITFWSDYPADVLADTLVSRMSDEELLAQIFMFGWAGQEPSELLNRWVVERGLGSVKVFGWNTDNTTLVAESVVSLQQKSQQRRFQIPLFVATDQEGGWIRHVKGETSDTPGNLAIGASGYAADAWFSGYYISRELRALGINMNFAPTVDLYTNHDSSVIGPRSFGEDGDSVGVLGAAFTAGSLAAGVIPTAKHFPGHGDTGVDSHGNLPVISIDLDTLLNRELVPFKYLIAEKIPAIMSGHLSFPQIVPNGEPASLSKVFLTDILRTKLGYEGLIITDDMMMNGATMYAGNLSSAFRMAIEAGNDIIISSTTAQLNEALWRSNLELMKTSAAFKARVADAARRVIHAKLVYFKSGTAVPLYPDVSKIAESIPDPDGADFFLSQACRSISVFKGGSVPYAPAAGERILLAGQKQFPSFFSEAKLRYPDAKFVQFNYAMGPNETEWMSDYLAGFAKDFDTVIICVADAASAAVAERLRQLDVKTIVISVLAPFPAMKCDWADTVLLAYSYSPYSFAAVFGLLAGEFSARGTLPLSP